One window from the genome of Thiobacter sp. AK1 encodes:
- a CDS encoding penicillin-binding protein activator: MSLSENGPHIALLLPLNDPALRLPAEAVRQGFAAAAAVQNAPAWRVYLCGDEAETVAAYEQAVAAGARMVVGPLTRSAVVALVRSGKVSVPTLTLSLPEFKGLTLPPTLLLFGLSAEEEARQVADLAWRDGRREAVIVVADTPLAQRMQAAFRARWQALGARVAGQLRFIPGGEAALKGTVLQAGADMVFLATTAQEARAVRPYLPPLIPVYATSQAFGGRLQDPRNVDLTGVRFVDMPWLIEPDHPAVMIYPRPQPALNVELERLYALGIDAQRLASLLWQDGARPGATLDGVTGQLTIGEDQIVHRQGVPAGFQQDTVVVLELPTP, translated from the coding sequence GTGAGCCTATCAGAGAATGGGCCGCACATCGCCCTGCTGCTGCCCTTGAACGACCCCGCTTTGCGCCTCCCCGCCGAGGCCGTGCGCCAGGGCTTCGCGGCTGCCGCCGCGGTTCAGAATGCGCCGGCCTGGCGTGTCTATTTGTGCGGCGACGAAGCAGAGACGGTGGCAGCCTACGAGCAGGCAGTCGCTGCCGGCGCGCGTATGGTGGTCGGCCCGCTCACGCGCTCTGCGGTGGTCGCGCTGGTCCGCAGCGGCAAGGTGAGCGTCCCAACCCTCACCCTTAGCCTGCCAGAGTTTAAGGGGTTGACGCTGCCGCCTACCCTGCTGTTGTTTGGCCTGTCCGCCGAGGAAGAAGCGCGCCAGGTGGCGGATCTCGCCTGGCGCGATGGCCGCCGCGAGGCCGTGATCGTGGTGGCCGATACACCGCTCGCGCAACGCATGCAGGCGGCGTTCCGCGCCCGCTGGCAGGCACTCGGCGCGCGTGTCGCAGGCCAGCTGCGCTTCATACCCGGGGGTGAAGCCGCGCTCAAGGGCACCGTGCTGCAGGCCGGAGCAGATATGGTCTTCCTCGCCACCACCGCGCAAGAGGCCCGCGCGGTGCGGCCCTATCTGCCGCCGCTAATACCCGTGTATGCCACCTCCCAAGCCTTTGGCGGGCGGCTGCAGGACCCGCGCAACGTGGATCTCACCGGTGTGCGTTTCGTGGACATGCCCTGGCTCATCGAGCCGGATCATCCCGCAGTCATGATCTACCCGCGCCCGCAGCCCGCCCTCAACGTCGAGCTGGAACGGCTCTATGCGCTGGGCATCGACGCCCAGCGTCTGGCCAGTCTTCTGTGGCAAGACGGTGCGCGTCCGGGCGCCACCCTCGACGGTGTCACCGGCCAGCTGACCATCGGTGAAGACCAGATCGTGCACCGCCAAGGCGTGCCCGCTGGATTCCAGCAGGACACGGTGGTGGTGTTGGAACTGCCTACGCCATGA
- the rsmI gene encoding 16S rRNA (cytidine(1402)-2'-O)-methyltransferase, with the protein MTQAHAGQKAGQRGSLYVVATPIGNLKDITLRAIDVLAAVDRVAAEDTRITAGLMAHLGLAKPIFSVHEHNEQAGARKIVEALKQGESVALVTDAGTPGVSDPGARVVAAVRAAGLRVVPVPGPSALTAAWSVAGLSDPHLLWYGFLPAKTAARRSLLTSLKGLPYALAFYESPHRIAATLADFATLFEPERTLVVARELTKLFEEIHVCSVAEGLAWLKQDPQRSRGEFVLIVSGAAAQVADEGEARRVLGILLQELPASQAARLAAQITGMTRKALYALALELQVR; encoded by the coding sequence ATGACGCAAGCGCATGCAGGACAGAAGGCGGGGCAACGCGGATCATTATACGTGGTGGCCACCCCCATCGGTAATCTGAAGGACATCACCCTGCGGGCCATCGACGTGCTGGCCGCGGTGGACCGCGTGGCGGCAGAGGACACGCGCATCACCGCGGGGCTCATGGCCCATCTCGGGCTTGCTAAGCCCATTTTTTCCGTGCACGAGCACAACGAGCAGGCCGGTGCTCGCAAGATCGTCGAGGCCCTTAAGCAGGGCGAGTCGGTGGCCCTGGTCACCGATGCTGGCACGCCTGGGGTGAGCGACCCCGGCGCACGAGTGGTGGCGGCAGTGCGCGCCGCCGGCCTCAGAGTGGTGCCCGTGCCGGGCCCGAGCGCGTTGACGGCGGCCTGGTCGGTGGCGGGGCTTTCGGACCCACACTTGCTCTGGTATGGCTTCTTGCCGGCAAAGACGGCGGCACGCCGCAGTCTCCTGACTTCGCTGAAGGGTCTGCCCTATGCCCTGGCGTTTTATGAATCGCCCCACCGCATCGCGGCCACCCTCGCCGATTTCGCAACGCTGTTCGAGCCGGAGCGCACCTTGGTCGTGGCGCGCGAGCTCACCAAACTGTTTGAGGAGATTCACGTCTGTAGCGTGGCGGAGGGGCTGGCCTGGCTCAAGCAGGATCCTCAACGCAGCCGCGGTGAGTTTGTGCTGATCGTCTCCGGCGCGGCGGCCCAGGTGGCGGATGAAGGGGAGGCGCGGCGTGTGCTCGGCATCCTATTGCAGGAGCTGCCGGCAAGCCAGGCCGCCCGGCTTGCCGCCCAGATCACCGGTATGACGCGCAAGGCGCTCTACGCGCTCGCCCTGGAATTACAGGTACGCTGA
- a CDS encoding DUF302 domain-containing protein gives MKRLAPCLGALFLGLALSVSAWADQLLIVRSAQNFEEAMATLQTAIAARGYKVAKVQRVDVGLEMKGYKTDRYRVVFYGRPGEVERLAAAHPELIPYLPLNVAIFAEEGQTLLTAARPTVLKEFFPQPDLAPVFERWEKDLVDIFDEVRATR, from the coding sequence ATGAAACGACTCGCCCCCTGCCTGGGTGCGCTGTTCCTCGGCTTGGCGCTGAGCGTCTCCGCCTGGGCGGACCAGCTGCTGATCGTGCGTTCGGCCCAGAACTTCGAAGAGGCCATGGCCACGCTGCAAACGGCTATCGCCGCACGCGGCTACAAGGTGGCCAAGGTGCAGCGTGTGGACGTGGGACTGGAAATGAAGGGCTATAAGACCGATCGCTACCGCGTGGTGTTCTATGGCCGACCGGGTGAGGTGGAACGGCTGGCCGCCGCGCATCCGGAGTTGATTCCCTACCTGCCGCTCAACGTGGCCATCTTCGCCGAGGAAGGTCAGACCCTCCTTACCGCGGCACGTCCCACTGTGCTCAAGGAATTTTTTCCACAGCCCGATCTCGCGCCAGTGTTCGAGCGCTGGGAAAAAGACCTAGTGGATATCTTCGACGAGGTGCGCGCCACGCGCTGA
- a CDS encoding YraN family protein, with product MKNARSRGEAAEQVALAHLLAQGLSLVTTHYRSRFGEIDLILRDGPTLVFVEVRLRSSQRFGGAAASITAHKQQRIIATARQFLASQKRLPPCRFDVVLLGTGQPPTIEWLRNAFSAD from the coding sequence ATGAAAAACGCCCGCTCACGCGGCGAAGCGGCAGAACAGGTGGCACTGGCCCATCTGCTGGCCCAGGGCCTCAGCCTGGTCACCACACACTATCGGTCCCGTTTCGGGGAGATCGACCTCATCCTGCGCGACGGCCCCACCTTGGTATTCGTGGAAGTGCGCCTGCGTTCCAGTCAACGCTTCGGCGGCGCTGCCGCCAGCATCACGGCGCACAAGCAGCAACGCATCATCGCCACTGCACGCCAGTTCCTCGCCAGCCAGAAGCGGCTGCCGCCTTGTCGCTTCGACGTGGTATTGCTTGGCACCGGCCAACCCCCCACGATAGAATGGCTGCGCAACGCCTTCAGCGCCGACTGA
- a CDS encoding c-type cytochrome, producing MIPFRRLCMPFVLGLFACLMGTAHAVDGATLYSRNCAACHGEDGRGGIGVPLALPSFQATVDDEYLRRTIRLGRPGRVMPAFTQLSETEVDALIAHLRKWHTGKRPVFDRKPIKGDATRGERLFGRYCAGCHGARGEGSHGTGVTFSRPRDLPIMPPALNNPGYLASASDAQIRNTLVKGRAGTPMVAFKPRGLSDRDLDDIVAFVRSLEKRPPTTAIPDTDQPVFIVDSPYDLATTVENVKRAATSNNFVFIREQKLDAGIVPEGQENPRQHIVYFCNFGMLNQALAIDPRVGLFLPCRITVVEQDGKVRMMSINPKRLAKIFNNSELNEMCDQMTKLYQTIMEEAAL from the coding sequence ATGATCCCCTTTCGTCGGCTTTGCATGCCGTTCGTGCTGGGGCTTTTCGCCTGCCTGATGGGAACCGCTCACGCCGTGGACGGCGCCACGCTCTATTCCAGAAACTGCGCCGCCTGTCACGGCGAAGACGGACGGGGCGGCATTGGTGTGCCCCTGGCTCTACCTTCCTTCCAGGCCACGGTGGACGACGAGTATCTACGTCGCACCATCCGCCTCGGCCGTCCCGGCCGGGTAATGCCCGCCTTCACCCAGTTGAGCGAGACGGAAGTCGATGCCCTCATCGCGCACCTGCGCAAGTGGCATACGGGTAAGCGGCCGGTCTTCGACCGCAAGCCCATCAAGGGCGATGCGACACGCGGCGAGCGCCTGTTCGGACGCTACTGCGCCGGCTGTCACGGCGCCCGCGGAGAAGGCAGCCATGGCACGGGGGTGACTTTCTCGCGTCCACGCGATCTACCCATCATGCCGCCAGCCCTCAACAATCCGGGCTATCTCGCCTCCGCCAGCGATGCCCAGATCCGCAACACTCTGGTCAAGGGTCGCGCAGGCACGCCGATGGTGGCCTTCAAGCCACGTGGGTTATCCGATCGCGATCTCGACGACATCGTGGCCTTCGTGCGCAGCCTTGAGAAGCGCCCGCCGACCACGGCGATACCGGATACGGATCAGCCGGTATTCATCGTCGATTCGCCCTATGATCTGGCGACCACGGTGGAGAACGTCAAGCGCGCAGCAACCTCCAACAACTTCGTGTTCATCCGGGAACAGAAGCTCGATGCCGGCATCGTCCCCGAGGGCCAGGAAAACCCCAGGCAGCACATCGTCTATTTCTGCAATTTCGGCATGCTCAACCAGGCGCTCGCCATCGATCCGCGCGTGGGTCTGTTTCTGCCCTGCCGCATCACGGTGGTGGAACAGGACGGCAAGGTGCGCATGATGAGCATCAATCCCAAACGTCTGGCGAAGATCTTCAACAACAGCGAGCTTAATGAAATGTGCGATCAGATGACCAAGCTCTACCAGACCATCATGGAGGAGGCCGCCCTATGA